ttccagctcggGATGTTCCACACTCCTAGGAAATTCACAACTAAGCGAAATAGCTACATTTGCATGACGTGAATTATCAGCAGCGGTTGTTATGAATTCCTGCTTGGCCTAGCCGTGACACGAGGATGTTTTGTTCACGGGGCTCCTGTTTTCATTTGGAGAACATAAGAAAACCGAGCATCTTCACGTACAGCACAGACGTCGACCGCACGGCTCAGGCTGAAATTACTCGGGGGAAATTAAGCCAAAGAACtcctgtgacagcagcagcagcagcaccgccCCGCGATGTGCGGGCCGCACCTCGGCCAGCCCGCGGCTCCGGGTCCCGCTGCTGCGGAAagccccgcggccccgcgcccaCGGCGGCGCTGCTCGCGCACTGCGGTCGGTCCCGGCAGCCGAAGGAGACGTTAACGGCCGGAGCGCCGGCCGACGGAGCGCCGCCGGCGGGCGGAGCGAAGAGGAGCGCGAGGAACGCGCGGCGCCCGGAGCCGCGCGGCCTGCAGGACGGAGCCCATCgtgccgccgccccgccccgccgcgtcCCTCCGCTGCCCCGGCCGCGGGCAAACGCCGGGCCCGCGTCCCAGCACCGACCCGGCCGCAGACGCGCCTCCCGCGGCGGGAGGACCCGCACCGGGCCGGGCCCGCTCCCCGCTCCCCCTTCCCCGAGCCGCGCCCGGCCGCCGGGCCCGGAAACCCTCCGCTCGCCTCAGCCTCAGccgggcgggccgggccggTTACCTGCTGGCTGAGCGGGATGAGCGCCGCCATCTTCCTGCCGCCGATTCGGGCAGCGGCCgaggcggggaggggggggcgggGCGAGCGGCGGCGGtaggcggagcggggcgggccgCGGGAGGGCGGAGGAAATGGCCGAGCGGAGCCGCCTCGGAGCCCGAGCGAAGCGGGCGGGCGTTGTCTGGGCCCTGGCCCCGGCCGGAGGAGAGCAGCCACGGGAGCCGTCGCAGCTTCACGCCGTGGGGTGACGGGCAaagcggggccgggagcggaGCGCCGGGAAGCGAGGCGAGGCTCTGACGGAgcgctgagctgcaggagccaCGTCCGAGTTCACTTTCGATTGTGTTGCACAAAACCTCGTCGAAACAAAACTTCCACCCCATTAAGCTGCCTCGGGGCTCCGATCAAACGTTCAGTGTGAAGAACAACGCTAACAGCTGGTGCCTGCGCTCACAGAGAGCAGGAAGCAGCCTGAACGAATGCAAGGTCACATAAAAACTACAGTAAGAGGGATTTGTTTAGCAAAAAGGTCAAGGATGACACCCTGCTGTTTTCCAGTAGCTGTCAAAGTTCTGCACCCCGAAGGGCCATTTAAGTTGTCTTAAAGGACAGAGGACAGGGATCAGTGCAGGAATTTGACCTTAGTTTGGTCACAGCGCCGCAGCTGAGACAAGGCCTGCACCACTCCTTCCATACCCTCCTTACTGCATAGAGATTTGGAGAGGTAATGAAAAGTGATGGGCTCAAAGTCTGGCTTCAGATTGAACCAAATTTATAGCATTACAAACAAGAGCGGAAAGGAAAAAGCTACGCATAGAAGATGTAATTACTAGAGAGGCTTGGCAAAGCTTATCTCTTTAGTTTGAAGTAGGTTGTGAGAATGCTTCACGTATCTGACATGCTGAAGCCTTTAATGAAACAAAGCTTATTTTGGTATCAGCATGAATTTACATTTCATATTAAATCATCAAAAAGTctcaaaacatcaaaacaaaatgggTATCTTAGCACagctaaaatatatttaataaaagttACCCTGTTTAGTAGCTAATTTAATAACTCtatttttctaaaaagtaaCTGAAAGAGTTCACAAATTTAAGATTACCACTAAAAACATCCTGTTAATACAGCTTCAATGCAGACTTCAACAAAATATCAAAGTCCTTACAGAGCGATGTGAGCATCTTTCAAACGATTACAACTCCTCTTTCTCAACAGGACTCTTCATTATTCTATCTTTCTGAGATTCGCTTTTTCCCTCTCGTTTTTTCTTAAACCATTGCTCaaagttttcttcttccatgACCCTttgtctgtgctgctcctcttcAGCCTGCCTTatgttcatttccttttcaggaTCCTAATGttaagatttcatttttgtgcACCAATAGAACATAGCTCAGATTAGACAGAACTCTTAACGCGGCAATAAGAACTGAGACTGATAAGAATTTCACACATTACCTTTGTTTCTCCCCACGTTTCATCTCCAAAGTCTTCTGCATAGTCCTCATCATCTGTTATCAAGAAATTGTCAAAAATTGTGCCAGCTCTCACCTtagagggaggaaaaataacaacaggatgcctctttattttcctttacagtTCTACTCTGTCTTTCAATGTCTTTGTATCGCATTCAGTAGGCAGTGAACACGTTAAGAACTCCACAAGCTTTTACAGAATTTGACGAAGAAACATCTATGTTTGGAAAGCTACTTTCAACATTCAAAACAACGTGTTTTAACTTTCTTTACTGCTCTTAGGAGTGCCAAGTCTGATTGCTGGCTGGGCAGGAAAGCTGAGGAATTTCTCAGAGCGGCGTCCAGAGGGCAGATTTCGTCCCATTAATCTCAGCGACTCAGGAGtacctgagctgctggaagccTCAAGTCAGGCGGAGCAAATTACAGTTTGCAACTCTTACACTGACTAGTTTGGACTTCTCCCTCACTTATCTGTAGAGGGTTATGAACCAACACATCTTAGAAACTTTGTCATCTTGTACgtacatttaaataaaagcaagtaaaaaacACAGGTCATCTCCAGAGATCCCAAAAAAGCAGAATctcagaattgtaggggctggaagaaCCTCCAGAGATCGTCTAGTCCAACCCTCTGCATAGCAGCCTCTGTGGACCAGGTTGTGCAGGTCAACAGATAACACTTATATTAAAGCATAAACAAATTGCCACATGCCACATttatgagatatggtttagtgcttgtggtactaataggaatgggagggtggttggactagatgatcttgcaggtcgtttccaacctggtgattctgtgattctgtgatgcccAGTGAAAACTAAGTCCTTTGTTCCCCTGTAAAAGCAACTCACCTGCCAGATATCCAGTCCGATGGCGCCAATGTTTTCATAGCTGTAGATATTGCAGTCAGGTGAGTAATGCGGATTGTCGATCTGTGGATGGGGCCAAACGCCCCTATAGTCTGGGTTATCAATCTGCCTTGGCTTCCACTCTCCCTAGAACAAACCATGTATTCAGAATGCAGTTGGACAAAGAAGAGTTGAAGTGCCACAGCCAGCTAGAACTACAAGGTTATCTGTACTTTGTATAGAGGATTCTTGACCATAGGATAACTCCACTCTCCATGCACAGCATGATCCCAGTCTTCTGGTTTCTCATCACTAGTATCCATAATGTACTCAGGTTCATCCCAATCCTTTGAAGACACAGAAAGACtaacaaaatcaaaaacatGGGTAGTTCAATCCATAAAATGAATTCAGCaggaatgaaataattaaataatgcaaaataactACAGATTCAAACTGCTGAGTTACCTCAGGTTTGATGTCATTTGGATCATCGATGTGGGCTCGATCGTCCCAATCACTGGGTTTCTTCACTGCTGGATCATTAATTTTCCTTGGTGGCAAGAAATCCAAATCGTCCTCTAAGTTGCCCAAAGCAGCCACTTCGTTATCAATTTTTACTTCATAAGTCTGGTCTGGCCTTATGATTAAAGTATACAGATGTGTATATCCATCAACCTGGGTTTTAAAGAAGGCAAATAAGATACTTTAAAAGCCTTAAGTACAGCTTATAGAAACTGCCTTGCATCAGGGTCACAATATATGCCTGCAATAGTGcgtttttttccttcttacatCGCCCTCTGACTGGTGATCCTAGAGTTTGATGGGAACTCGAGGTTTACTTTTGAAACCCGTGTTTACCTTACATCTGATCGGTTTCTTGATTGGATGAAGTTTATtcttgtaatttaaaataacatgGACTTTCTTTGTCTCAGATCCACAAATATCTGGCCCTACAAAGAGATCATATGTTTTGTATCCTTAATTTCATTGCAGAAAAATGCAGGTTGCTATCTATGGCATAGATTGAAGGATTATGTAAAAATTATGTAATCACACCAGATACCTAATGACAAATCTTGAGATACAAGCAAAGAATTTCACTAAGTTGCATACAAATACCCTTAAGGGCAGACAACAACCTCTGCTACATTGTTTCAGGTAAAGGCCTGAAATATTTGAACGCCCTTCAAGTCAGCTGAGAATTTAATGCATACTTTCAGAAATTTCAGGTATAGAACAGATAACTGCTTACAGCCACAACATTCCCATTAAAACAACTTTCTCCTGAATGTTTTTGTCATTTCCACAAATATCCTGCAGTAGCTGCACAACAGCAGTGGCAATGCTGTGCCAATGGAGAAGCAGTTACAGACTCACCAAACATGATGTAGTAAGGGGAAGCTCCACTCAGGTTCTTCTGATCCAAGTCCGAGGAAAAAATCTTTACATATCCCCCACCACAATCTATCTTCTGCTCATGTTTTACAGTATACTGAATGACCAGAGTCTTCCCTTTGTTACTAAACGGTTTAAATCGTGAGGAGATTGCATAAAACTTGGAGTTTTCACTTGTTTGTAGACCTATAAAGGTATTAAGATAATATTCAAACTTACATTTCCCTcaattttcttagaaaaaaaggCCTTTTTCCCTCCCCACACACGGTGGCTCTATGCAGGCTATCCTGAGAGGGCCCCACACTGCCTCCCCATGCCCCCCCATACCTCTGTCTCTCACAGGATCCCCGTAGAACTTCCCAGCAGAGAGCTGAAACGTTCCGAGGTCTGGCCTGGACTCAGAGCTCACCCAGCGCTTCTGCCAACCACCTGCTGGGCCGGGACCGAGAGACAGAAGGAGCgttgcagggcagggcagggcagggcagggcagggctcgGCTCCTTCCAGCCCCCTCTCCCCTCAGAGCTCGCTCACCGCCCTTACTGCCAGCCACCTCATCACACCCTCaccctccctccctttcccaCAACCTCCGTCCAGAAACTGCTCCCGGAAATACACCGCAGTCCGGGcagtccccagcacagccccaaggaGCCCCAGCCGCAGCACGGCGCCGACTGCGCTGCTCCGGCGCCGCGCTCCAGGCCCAGCCGCCATCGCTCTCACACAGCAACGGCTTCGCGCCTCCGGCCGGTCCTCCAAACTTCGCGCCTACGCCCATTCTATACTAGGCTCTGATTGGCTACGCATTCCCTGTCTTTTATAACTAACGTTCCGATTGGCTTAGAGTCCCCAAGGGAGATGCAAATTGCACGTGCCGGCACCGCGCGGTGCATGCTGGGACTTGTAGGCGGCGCTGACCGGCCGGCCGCAGCATGTCTCCTTGGGATTGGTTGGTTACTCCCAAGGGTAGCTGGGGGGGCGGGGCTCTGTGTGCAGCCAATGAGCGGACGGGATGTTGGGGGGTCGTCGTCTCCAGGATACGGCCCGGAGCCTGGCGGATCTGCGGCCGCAAGAGCGCCGTCCGTCCTGAGATGGCTGTGCGTAGACAGGTGGGTGGAGAGCAGGTGAGGTGCCGTGCCCCAGCGCCGGTACTTCGGCCACGTGTGCGGAACGGCAGGAGGCCGCGGGCCCAGGCGGCTCTGAAGGTGCGGGCAAGCCGCAGGAGCGCCCTCACTTCGCGTCTTCTCCCGGCAGGGACGCGGCGCTGTTCCGCGCTGGGCAGCCGCCGCTGGCGGGCAATGCGGCCTTCTCCGCTCCTGCGCTGAGCTCCGAGAGGACGGCGCAGAGTTGCAGGGGCCGGGAAGAGTCCCGCCGGGCCGCGGCAGGTTCCTGAAGGCGCGGAGTGGCGAAGCGCCCGGAGCCACGAGCGCTCAGCTCAGCGCTTCTCACGCGAGATCGAATTCAGTTCTGAGGAAAGCGGCgcagctgcaaagcaaaatccTGAGTCGGAAAAAGCAGCTGGAATTGCAGAGCGCTGAGTTGGGCCGGAAGCCTCTGGGTGAAGATTCCTCATCTGCTTCCAGTCTTGAGCACCGCGCAAGAGGCAAGAAATACTTGAAGGGCTGCGCTGAAGTTGGTCAGAACGTGGCTGCCAGCGGGAGCTGCtctgaggaagaggaaagcGCCCAAAGCCCCACAAGAAACGTTGCAGTTACACAACAGCTTGGTTTGGGCGGTGctgagagggaaaggagaaaagtcaCGGAGAGCTCTTTGGAGTTTTCTTGTGGAAGGGGGAACCAAAGGTGTGTTACAGCTGATTCCAGGTGGGGTAGAAAGGTAAATACAAACTTCAGTGTGTTATGTAATTTTCGTTTACACTTTGATGGCAGTATTTTCACTTATCATGTTGCTTTCTATTTACTAACACCAGAAACAATTTTTAACGTCTTTGCAGATTGCTCATGATACGCATTGGCATGGTTTCACACTATGAAATGACTGGGATTCACCCATTATGGTCTGTTCTTGTTCTTAGTGATCTACGTACAGTAATGAGGAAATGCATAAATCTCTTTTTCGTGTTCTTTGAAAGAGTAAGAATCCAGTTTCACCAGGAGCGCCTCCTCCATCCCACAAGGAAATTCCACTGACAGAGGTACCCGAAGTACTTTCTCTTCACAGCAAAAACTCAGAGAAAATCGTTTTAAGTGGAAGTAATTTGTTAAGATCTCCACTGGCCAGCAGAAACCAGTCAGCACAACGTAATCTGAGATCTCAATCACCATCTTCTTCCGTGAAAGACAACACTGTAAAAATTACTTTGCCCAGAAGAAGCAATGCTAAGCAAAGTCAATTGTCAGAGAGAAGTGAtggaagtgaaataaaatcattagatgagttattttcaaaagcagacgATGTGGAAGATTCAACTAGCATAAGCTCAAATGGTAAGCATTTCTAAGCATTATCTTGATAGACTTGGCTCAAATTGTACTCATTATTTACAAACCAGTGTGGGCAAATACTACCTTTGGAAACATTCAGTAGGCTATTTTTCCATAAGCTTTGGTTTTAGAAATTACATAGGTGTCTTTGTtacacatttgtatttttcttagcttttgATTTAATGAATTCAATTAAGGAGCTTCTCTGGATTACAGTTGTGACGTCAAAACAAGTCCAGCATTCAGACTCATGCTGATATATAAGTGGGACAGGACACTGTTGGGTGTGAGTGAAAACAAGCATAAATGCAGGAGCTTGAGAGCCTGTTGAGCTGCAGGCAGGtctgcctgcagacaggaggaaTCTTTAGAAGTACAATTCCTTCTTAATATTACGCTTTTTCTTTATGTCCTTCATAGGAAGCATTCTGTGACTTTCCTGTGAGTTCTCAAAACAGTTTGTCCTTCAATTGCAGACTTCAGGCAGAATATCCTGAGCCTTGATGATTTGGCACCAAATACCAGCGGGATGGCAGAATTAAAGCAGCAAGTAAGTAGAAATTTCACACATCTTTCCATTCTGCCTTCATTTGATGAAGGGTGGAGGTTCTAAAATAAACACATCTGTTCTGCTGGAAAGCTTTCTGAGTTGGGCATGGCTCACTACTTGCAAAGATTAAGAATAATGGAGCCATATTTATGTTATATATTGCTGATTCTCTTAACATACAGCTCTTTTATTTTACAGGGGACAGACACTCAAATTAGTcaagaaacaaatagaaatcCAAAAAAGGACACATTCCTAGGGGAAAAGGATCCAACTTTTTCTAAAACAAGTGCAGAAATTGGTGCAGCTGATGCTTCTGAAAGGGATACTGAAAACGTGACTGAAGCTGAAATCCCTGAGCATTTAGGAGAAGTTTCTGCAGGTTTTTCTAGACACAGACAGGATTATCCTGATCATGATGACAGAACTGTTAATTCAGAATATTCTGAAGACTTTGAACCATCTCCACCTACAACAGACAGGGAAACTGTAACAAAAATGTCAGAGGAACGTTCTGAGAGTTACACGTATTCTGGAAAAGACCCATCTTCTTCAGCATCGTCCCCTTTACTTACCAGAGAGAGGCACAAACAGGCACACAGAGTAGCTGTAAAGGAAACTGCAGCTCAGACAGTGGATTTTCCGTTCACCTATTGCTGGCCAAGGAGTAAGTTCATGTTTACATCAAGATGCCATGCTCTTCAATCTTGAGATTTGTTCATATTTTACATGCTGACCTGATCAGTTTCCCCTGGCTGACATGCTGTGGTTAAAATGCTTCTACTGGCACATTGATAGCTGTAAGCAAGCTGTGACCTTCGTTTCTGAGGGGTAGCTTGTTTCCTACTCCTCTTTGAAGGGAAAAACTAAGAAAGATGCTTTTTGCCATAGACAGGAGAAGATGGGACCTCACTGAAAACAGTGGCTTCCTTCAAGTATGAGAACCTGTAGTTCTGCTGTGTCCAAGGTTAGAAAATACAGCTTCCACAATGGCAGTGGGTGAATGTGAAATAAGTAAAGGGAGGAGGGCACACTTACTTCAGCATTATTTTGGCTGATTGAATTCCCTGTTGGGTTTAGAGCTGTTCTAAGGAAGCCAATGCCCTAAAGCTGAAATTGAATTCTAGTATTGAGTTGTCACCCTCCAACCCCAGTAATTCTTGTTGTCTGCCcagcaaacagctctgcactgcttgGTCTGCCTGTTGGAAACAGCTACGTTGATCCGGTGCCTATTGCCAGTCATGTCATCAGCATGGATGCAGTGGAAGGTACTGAAAGGTTTCTCTGAATGCTGTTTGATTGTTTGATGCATGGAGTCACTGCCTGACTCGCTATTAATGCTTGCCACGACTGCGATGTTACTGAAATACACACTTTGCTCTTCACAGCCTTAACAGCATACAGTCCCTCAGTTCTTGTTTTAAATGCCATGTTAAAACAGCACTTGATGTTGACCCAGCAATTTGTGGAGAACATTCAGCACCTTCACTTGTCCCTTGTGGAGTCTTTAGAGAACGAGAAGTTCCACTATCATACGCTGGAAGAGGCTAAAGAGGTATTTATGATAGAGGTATTACATGCTATGAGGTATTTCTCTACACAAATAAACTGTGTGTTAACTTTCTGCAGTACATCAAGAGTCACAAATCCCCACCTTTAACGATTGAACAAGCATTTGAAGAAATCCAGGAAGCGGAAGAGATGCTGCCACCATCATGAATGCTGAAACGTTCCTTTACAGATCTCAAGTCAGAACAAGAAACCCTGTCAGACTGCACAGATAAAAAGTTGCAAACCATGTACCAACTGCTCTGTTTCTTGTAATgcatcttttgttttcctgcttgtttgtattttttcactACTGTTCATGGTGCAGGGATTGATGAGAGCTATGAGTCAGCACGGTtagcaaagaaaaccaaaatagCTCTTATCTGAAAGGATCGGGGTAAGTTCTGTGTGTTTATCACATAGATCAGCTGCTCTTTTATCATAGTAAAAGTGGAAGTCTATAGCAGAGCATCAAGGACTATGATGACAGCAGGAAAATACCGTCCTGTTAGAGCTTCATTGAAGCATCTTATCAGATTACTACAAAACCCAACATAGGCAGAGTTACAGTAAATTCAGTACAGGGAAACTTATAGCCTAATACTGAAATCCATTTACTGTGAAATACGAAGCACtatgttgttttttattaaaaaaggtGTTTATTGGAaggcaaaacaataaaattcaCAAGTTGGTAACATACAGGTGTTGTATGCTGATTCACAGACAGTTACAGTTTCACAACTACAGTAGATC
The DNA window shown above is from Lagopus muta isolate bLagMut1 chromosome 26, bLagMut1 primary, whole genome shotgun sequence and carries:
- the CALR3 gene encoding calreticulin-3 isoform X1; translation: MAAGPGARRRSSAVGAVLRLGLLGAVLGTARTAVYFREQFLDGAGGWQKRWVSSESRPDLGTFQLSAGKFYGDPVRDRGLQTSENSKFYAISSRFKPFSNKGKTLVIQYTVKHEQKIDCGGGYVKIFSSDLDQKNLSGASPYYIMFGPDICGSETKKVHVILNYKNKLHPIKKPIRCKVDGYTHLYTLIIRPDQTYEVKIDNEVAALGNLEDDLDFLPPRKINDPAVKKPSDWDDRAHIDDPNDIKPEDWDEPEYIMDTSDEKPEDWDHAVHGEWSYPMVKNPLYKGEWKPRQIDNPDYRGVWPHPQIDNPHYSPDCNIYSYENIGAIGLDIWQVRAGTIFDNFLITDDEDYAEDFGDETWGETKDPEKEMNIRQAEEEQHRQRVMEEENFEQWFKKKREGKSESQKDRIMKSPVEKEEL
- the CALR3 gene encoding calreticulin-3 isoform X2: MAAGPGARRRSSAVGAVLRLGLLGAVLGTARTAVYFREQFLDGGGWQKRWVSSESRPDLGTFQLSAGKFYGDPVRDRGLQTSENSKFYAISSRFKPFSNKGKTLVIQYTVKHEQKIDCGGGYVKIFSSDLDQKNLSGASPYYIMFGPDICGSETKKVHVILNYKNKLHPIKKPIRCKVDGYTHLYTLIIRPDQTYEVKIDNEVAALGNLEDDLDFLPPRKINDPAVKKPSDWDDRAHIDDPNDIKPEDWDEPEYIMDTSDEKPEDWDHAVHGEWSYPMVKNPLYKGEWKPRQIDNPDYRGVWPHPQIDNPHYSPDCNIYSYENIGAIGLDIWQVRAGTIFDNFLITDDEDYAEDFGDETWGETKDPEKEMNIRQAEEEQHRQRVMEEENFEQWFKKKREGKSESQKDRIMKSPVEKEEL
- the CALR3 gene encoding calreticulin-3 isoform X3, whose protein sequence is MAAGPGARRRSSAVGAVLRLGLLGAVLGTARTAVYFREQFLDGAGGWQKRWVSSESRPDLGTFQLSAGKFYGDPVRDRGLQTSENSKFYAISSRFKPFSNKGKTLVIQYTVKHEQKIDCGGGYVKIFSSDLDQKNLSGASPYYIMFGPDICGSETKKVHVILNYKNKLHPIKKPIRCKVDGYTHLYTLIIRPDQTYEVKIDNEVAALGNLEDDLDFLPPRKINDPAVKKPSDWDDRAHIDDPNDIKPEDWDEPEYIMDTSDEKPEDWDHAVHGEWSYPMVKNPLYKGEWKPRQIDNPDYRGVWPHPQIDNPHYSPDCNIYSYENIGAIGLDIWQMMRTMQKTLEMKRGEKQRILKRK
- the C26H19orf44 gene encoding uncharacterized protein C19orf44 homolog — encoded protein: MAVRRQGRGAVPRWAAAAGGQCGLLRSCAELREDGAELQGPGRVPPGRGRFLKARSGEAPGATSAQLSASHARSNSVLRKAAQLQSKILSRKKQLELQSAELGRKPLGEDSSSASSLEHRARGKKYLKGCAEVGQNVAASGSCSEEEESAQSPTRNVAVTQQLGLGGAERERRKVTESSLEFSCGRGNQRCVTADSRWGRKSKNPVSPGAPPPSHKEIPLTEVPEVLSLHSKNSEKIVLSGSNLLRSPLASRNQSAQRNLRSQSPSSSVKDNTVKITLPRRSNAKQSQLSERSDGSEIKSLDELFSKADDVEDSTSISSNDFRQNILSLDDLAPNTSGMAELKQQGTDTQISQETNRNPKKDTFLGEKDPTFSKTSAEIGAADASERDTENVTEAEIPEHLGEVSAGFSRHRQDYPDHDDRTVNSEYSEDFEPSPPTTDRETVTKMSEERSESYTYSGKDPSSSASSPLLTRERHKQAHRVAVKETAAQTVDFPFTYCWPRTNSSALLGLPVGNSYVDPVPIASHVISMDAVEALTAYSPSVLVLNAMLKQHLMLTQQFVENIQHLHLSLVESLENEKFHYHTLEEAKEYIKSHKSPPLTIEQAFEEIQEAEEMLPPS